The DNA segment ACGGGAGCCCGGGACAGGGCGGCGCCTTTTTGTTTTGCGTAAAATTGACAAAAAAGTCTGTGAGATGGGCTGTGAGCAGGGTGTGAGTAGCAATGATCAAAACGAGTCAGCTCACAGCCTTTTTGATAAAAGACCGTTTTAAAGTGTGAGTACAAAAATCTGCTCACGCTCAACTCACAGCATTGTTCACAGGGTTAAATGTTTAAAACACAACTGGTTAAATGAAAGTGTGAGCTGTGTGAGGCTAATTTTCTTTAGGAATAAAAAATAAGAGAAAAGAGGCTCACACGACGGGCAAAAAGGAGCGGAAGGGCGGGGTGTAAGGATGGGATTCTTAGCTTCACAACGTTCACAAATAAAATGGGTCCTTCCAGGGGGGTGTGGGGATGAGGGTCGGGCGAGGCGCATGTTGTCAGTGATACAAAATTTTAAAAAAGTGATGTCATGTCCATGAAATTGGCAAAATCGTTGTTGATGGTTGTTGTTCGTCGCTGTTGGTGCTTATTGTTTCATATTGTTGATGACGGATTCGGACATTGAGTGACATCAAAAATGTCCGAATGTCCTATTCAAAGAAAGGAGATGTCGCAATGCAGACAGATGAGTTGATCACGGTACAAGACTTGGCCAAGCGGTTAAACGTTCCGGTCAGCTGGATTTACCAGCGGACAAGGCGCGGACAGCACAGCATTCCGCATATCAAGCTGGGCAAATATGTGCGCTTTAACTGGCTTCAGGTTGTTCAATTTTTGCAGGAAAATAACCAGCGTTAAAGTCGACGAATGCCTTGAAAAGGGCGCAACTTATGGCACAATACGCCCCCTATTGGATGTGGTTTAATGTTGGTTAAGGATGTTCAACTATGGCTCAAGGTAGTATTGTAAAACGATGTAAGGTTTGCCGACGGGAAGGCAGGAATCAATTTGAGGCCTGCGCTCACGCTGAGCGGGTCTATGCCATTTCTTACCGCGTTGGCAGTAAATCGATTTTTAAAACCGTCGGTCCCAACAAAAAAGAAGCCGAAGCGGTCCTTGCCAAGACGCTTTCTGAGGTCAATAACGGAACGTTCTATCAAGCAGAGGAAATTTCGCTAAACGACTTTGTCGACAAATGGCTCGATGAATACGCCGCGCCCCGGATCAAAGCCAATACGCTTTACAAATATAAAAATGCCCTTCAAACGCACGTGCGTCCAGCTTTGGGCCATCACTATCTTTCCAAAATAAATCAGAACGATATCCGGGCGCTTATGTCGAAGCTGATTAAAATAAAATCAGCCAAGACGTGTAACAACCTTTTGACGATGTTAAAGACGATCTTTAAATACGCCCGCCGTTGGGGCTATATTCGGATCAGTCCGACCGAGGATGTTGATAAATATCGTGTTGAACGGGAAGAAATGGATTTCTTGCGTCCGGAGGAGATAACGTTGTTACTCAAGCATTGCCGCGAACCGTTTAAAACATTTGTGTTAACCGCCGTCTTGACCGGCATGCGTAAGGCTGAGCTTTTAGGA comes from the Candidatus Omnitrophota bacterium genome and includes:
- a CDS encoding helix-turn-helix domain-containing protein is translated as MSDIKNVRMSYSKKGDVAMQTDELITVQDLAKRLNVPVSWIYQRTRRGQHSIPHIKLGKYVRFNWLQVVQFLQENNQR
- a CDS encoding site-specific integrase, whose protein sequence is MAQGSIVKRCKVCRREGRNQFEACAHAERVYAISYRVGSKSIFKTVGPNKKEAEAVLAKTLSEVNNGTFYQAEEISLNDFVDKWLDEYAAPRIKANTLYKYKNALQTHVRPALGHHYLSKINQNDIRALMSKLIKIKSAKTCNNLLTMLKTIFKYARRWGYIRISPTEDVDKYRVEREEMDFLRPEEITLLLKHCREPFKTFVLTAVLTGMRKAELLGLQWGDIDWNSSTIFVKRSLKYRYESKINGEKSWYFDTPKTKYSVRPISMSPRLKEALEIHRITAPINESDLIFVNSAGSPLDPDNTIKREFQPALRMAGLRIVRFHDLRHTYTSLLIAQGENIKFIQSQLGHASIQTTMDRYGHILPNTNKGVGERLDRLVFGEVPQAPISQTSSVIE